Proteins from a genomic interval of Solirubrobacterales bacterium:
- a CDS encoding transposase has protein sequence SSAERTAALAGWLEFYNFERPHRSLGRKPPGVRLFERNNVLGSYT, from the coding sequence GCAGCTCAGCTGAGCGCACGGCGGCGCTTGCTGGCTGGCTTGAGTTCTATAACTTTGAGAGACCACACCGATCTCTCGGTCGCAAGCCGCCCGGCGTGAGGCTATTTGAGAGGAACAACGTGCTCGGGT